In Pseudomonas sp. P5_109, the genomic window GTGGCCCGCCGCTGCCAGGATCGGCCTCGAACAACCGCAAGGCGTCCGCCAGTTCCGGTGGCGGCGGCAAATGATCCATGTGCATCTTGCGCAAGGCATTGTCGCCGACACCACTGGCATCCGCGATATTGAGCAGTTGCTCATCAGAAAAAGCTTCGGTGATATGCCCCATACGCCGCAGTAGCGTCAGGCGATCCCACGCCAGCGGCCGCTCCAGCGAATGACGCCAGGCACCGTGTCCGTTGTGTTCGAGTATGGGTTGCCAGGCGTGCGTATCGGTCGGATGCTGGATGCGCCACTTTTTCAGCGAAGGGTCAAAGGTTGTTTCATAGACCTTGCCGCTCTGCCGGATGTAGGTTTTTCCGTTTACCCGATGTTGTCCCAACGCATCCGGGACGGAATTGCGGTCGAGAATGACATTACGCTCATAGGCGCTCAGCTCAGGTTTCCACAATCGGGTGTCGCCGTCGGCACGCGTGACCGGTGCCAGGCGCTCGACCACCGGCTCGGGTGTCACTGGAGCCAATTTGCTCAACCCTTTGCCAGCCCCCGCCATCACGGCGATCAGCGCCAGGTTCTCGGCCACATCGATCAGATGCGCCTTGGCTGCGTTGCGATCGCCCTCACTCCACTCGATCGCACCCTCGAAGGACTCATACAGGAGTTGACCGGCCATGACCGTGAGCATGATCTCCCCCAGCACCGGCACGAACATCGACACCATGTTCAATCCGAGCATGCCGATTTCCAGCAGATGGTTGAGCTTTTCCGCGCGCACTTTCGCATCGACGTCAGCCGTGGGGACCGCATGGCTGCGTGCATCGGCGATCACCTTGGCACGGTTCTGTTCGTAGAGGTAGGTCCACAGATCCGTGTTGGCGGACCAGATGCCGTCCACGCCTTCGCGAATGATCCCGAAAGGATTGAGGTAGGGATCCTCGACCGGTTCGCGCTTGCCAGCTCGCTCTGGCGGCAATTCCTTGATGTGCACAACGTTAGACAATAGCGGAATGTATTGCGCGACTTTCACCCAGACGGAATGCAAGGGATCGACTGGAGCATCCGCGGCTTTTCGGGTGAACTGACTGAAGTAGTAAGGACGATCGGCGTAGGCAACGAACTGGCTGAAAAAACGCTGGTGAGCCGTCGGCCCATCACCGCCGGGCTGTGTTGTGCCCCGGTGCGTGAACTGCCGCTTGAATTCTTCACTCAACTGCCCGGAGGTATAGCGTTTGAGCGGATGCTCGGGATCATGGGGGATGTAAACGATGAAGTCGCTGCTATAGCGATACTGCTCACTGATACTGAACACGACGCAGCCTGTCATCCGGCGCTTCATCAAACTCAAGTCACGAAACCAGACGGGCGTGTTACCGACTCGGGGATGGACCTCGCCGTTAACGACCGAGAGGATCATTGTGTAGTCTTCGGGCTCGATGTCCTTCTTCAAGAGGGCCAGCTCGGCAGCTGCGCTCATGGCCGCTTTCTGACTGGCAATGAATTGCTGGCGCAGTGTCGTTTCTTTCTGAGCCCCCACTGGCTGGAAAAACGCCATCACATGGGTTTGATACTGCGCGCCGATATCCAGCTCGCGACACAGTGACAGAAACTGTTTGACCGTGATGTCGAGGCTTGCGACCTCAAACGTGCCGGGGGTGGACGTCTCGATCAAAAAGCCGGATTTACGATGGAAGGCACCCTCCTCGCACTCGGATGCTTCAAAGTTATGCAGCGCAGCCTGTAACAACGAAAGCTTCAATACCTCGAACGATGCAAGTTCGATGTCAAGATCACCAATCTCCAGCGGTCGCCTGAGGCACAGCAGGGTTTTGTTGACGTCCAGTTCAATGGCGAACCGTTCCTTGAGGGCCTTGGTGAGAATCGGCCCGGCGAAAGTGTCGATATCCGCAAGCGAGGACATCGTCTTGTCCAGACTGGCCTGCGAGGTAAAACTGGCATTGAATCTGTTCTTCAGTATCTGCTGTTGCGTGACCGATGCGCGCTGATACCAATCCGCTGAAAGCGTGCCTGTCTCCTTTAACGCGGCCCGCCTTGCTGACGTGGCATCGACCAGCCAGGCCGGTGTCATCTGCTCGAGCAGATCGCTATGAATGCTGCTTTGTCCCGCAACCCTATGTTGACGGGGTAAAGATGGAGGAAGGGTAGACATACTGTTGCTCCTGAAAGTGGAACGACAGAACATCACTCCAGGGAGCCGCAACTGCGGTAGATAGTTACTACATCGACCCATACCCATTTCGAAATGCGTCAGCCAGCTAAAATGCCAGCCGCCGTTTTGGCTATGCTTTGAAGACCTACTCAAAGGCGAGGGATTTATGGACGATCCAGTCGACAACAAGCCGCCGACCTTCTGGCAAATGCTGCACAGCGTCATGGCAGCGGCGTTCGGAGTGCAGAGCGGGAAAAACCGCGCGCGTGACTTCACTCACGGCAAGCCGAGTCATTTCGTGATTCTGGGGATTGTGTTCACGGTGGTGTTTGCATTGGCGCTGTTCGGCATCGTCAAGCTGGTGCTGCTTCTGGCCGGGGTTTGATGCGACTCAGTGCATCAGGGTTTGCAGGGTGAACGGGTAGCGCCAGGACGCAGGACGCCCCTTGGCCGAGAGCTTGTGGAAGTCCACACCGAAGTCCTGCGCGGCCCCCATCGCCAGCAGCCGCTTGGCCTGTGTCCGATCGATCAGTTGCAGCAACGGAATCTGCCGATCACGGCCGCCGTACTGGCTGATGTCCACGCCTTCATCGTAGTCATGCAATTGCACCAGTGCCCAGCCACCGAGACTGAAGTGCCCGCCCAGCAACACACTCAGGCGACGGTCGAGCAGTGCCTGCAGCGCGGCGGGTGAATTGTTGATCGCGCCGAACAACACGCCTTGGCCTGGCACACCGCCGGCCTCGACATACGCCTGCATCACACCAAACACCATCTCGTCATTCGCGGCCCAGACCAGCGACGTCTGCGGGTAGCGCTTGAACAACAGCCTGGCTTGCTCGTAGGCGCGCTGCCGGGTCCAGCCGCCGTACACCAACTGGCGCAAATGCACTTCGGGGTGCTCGGCCAGGGCGCGCCGCATGCCTTTCTCGCGATACTGCGCGGAGGGGGTGATCTTCAAACCGGAAAAAGCCAGCAACTCGATGGTCTGGCCGGGATCTACCGGGCCGTGCTGCCGGATCAGTTCCTTGAGCATCAGGTAGCCGCCCTCTTCGTCATTGGGCACCAGGCTGCCAAGCAAATCGGGATATTTGTCGGGTCGTGCGCCAACGAGCTTCATCTGATCCGGGGTCAGGGCATTGTTGACCATGAACAGCTTCACCCCGCTGCCTTTGGCCAGGCGCAGGATTTCGGGGGCGATGTATTGCTCGTTGACGAACACCAGGTAGTCGGGGCGATGGTAACCCTTGAGGGCTTCACGAGCCTGGTGGATGGTGTTTTCCGGGACGCGATCCGAATACTGGATGCGCAAGTCCATCCCCAGGTCGGTCGCCGCGGCCTGCATGAACTGCGAGTAACTCGCCCAGAAAGCTTCCGTAGGGGTTCCAGGATTCAGGAACAGCACTGACTCCGCCTGGGCACAAGGTCCCACGACCATGCCCAGCGTCAGCAATACGCCATACAGAAACTTCAACATTGGTCGTCCGAGCCCCCGGAAATTCGCCGCGCATTATAGCCAGCGAACTTCCGTAAAACGGCGATTTTTCCGGTTTTTGTCGGACAATCGTCGGAACCGGGCCCGGACCGGGTCGTTTATTGGTGGCTGACCCAGAAAACCGCCGTCCCCACGACCAGAATGATCAGGAACAAAATTGCCCAGGCATCAACGCTGCTATCGCTTTTCCTTGCTTTGGTTGGGTTGCTCATTGCATCGCCTCTTGTCGGTTTTATCGGTGATTGCATAAAGACACGAGCAGAGTAAAGACGACGATTGCCCGCATCACAAACAGGGTCTTTGCAACAACGATTCTCATTAGGCGATTTGGTTCTTTACATATGCTCAAACATCACTTTTACGCATAAACGCAAACTGGTATCGTGCCCCGGCTCCATAGGGAGTGCGCGGCCGTGCGCGCAGAATTGCCGAGGTTTTATCGGACGCCAGCAAGCCAAAAAACGCCGCTGTTTCCGACCGGCCCAAGCCTGAGAACAGGACTTATATGTACGTATACGACGATTACGATCAGCGGATCATCGAGGACCGCGTCAAGCAGTTCCGTGATCAGACCCGACGCTATCTGGCAGGCGAGCTGAGCGAAGAAGAATTCCGCCCCCTGCGCCTGCAAAATGGCCTTTATATCCAGCGTTTCGCGCCGATGTTGCGAGTCGCCGTGCCTTACGGCCAACTGACTTCGCGGCAAATGCGAATGATGGCCAGGATTGCCCGCGACTACGACAAGGGCTATGCCCACATCAGTACCCGGCAGAACGTGCAGTTCAACTGGCCGGCCGTGGAAGACATTCCGGACATCCTGGCTGAACTGGCCACCGTGCAGATGCACGCGATCCAGACCAGCGGCAACTGCCTGCGCAACGTCACCACCGACCAGTTTGCCGGCGTCGCCGCCGACGAGCTGATCGACCCGCGCCCATGGTGCGAGATCGTTCGCCAGTGGACCACGTTCCACCCGGAATTCGCCTACCTGCCGCGCAAATTCAAGATCGCCGTCAACGGTTCGACTTCCGACCGTGCCGCCATCGAAGTCCATGACATCGGCCTTGAGCCGGTGCACAACGCCGCTGGCGAACTGG contains:
- a CDS encoding DUF2970 domain-containing protein yields the protein MDDPVDNKPPTFWQMLHSVMAAAFGVQSGKNRARDFTHGKPSHFVILGIVFTVVFALALFGIVKLVLLLAGV
- a CDS encoding ABC transporter substrate-binding protein; the protein is MLKFLYGVLLTLGMVVGPCAQAESVLFLNPGTPTEAFWASYSQFMQAAATDLGMDLRIQYSDRVPENTIHQAREALKGYHRPDYLVFVNEQYIAPEILRLAKGSGVKLFMVNNALTPDQMKLVGARPDKYPDLLGSLVPNDEEGGYLMLKELIRQHGPVDPGQTIELLAFSGLKITPSAQYREKGMRRALAEHPEVHLRQLVYGGWTRQRAYEQARLLFKRYPQTSLVWAANDEMVFGVMQAYVEAGGVPGQGVLFGAINNSPAALQALLDRRLSVLLGGHFSLGGWALVQLHDYDEGVDISQYGGRDRQIPLLQLIDRTQAKRLLAMGAAQDFGVDFHKLSAKGRPASWRYPFTLQTLMH